One segment of Cutaneotrichosporon cavernicola HIS019 DNA, chromosome: 4 DNA contains the following:
- a CDS encoding uncharacterized protein (tRNA modification): MSSRGRGGKAKFHRHKKGSGPPKGGDGQGDFKGGAMTQYRTQPLPEMLCSPGIVVTAVQNKEMIAEREIIDALEAAADELYPGTGAGEEEEEEEGDIEDMLKKELEGLAAHKTRQSHRFRVCKRDTVCMLYINVLPPLDPIALVRYIIERCERTARCSFRFIQRLTPVSATSHADMDGLRRIAAEALAGPFSGGPKKFAIQVATRNSNALERLQMIKAVAEEVNKLSPKHKVDLKNPDRTVMIELFKTALGISVVEDFEKYKKFNPAAVAREAAKASTGGDSRVGEAVEKGEKERSTGQARAENRVRRMEGIKAAQEAESAAADAKSRPPKRKAEDEPEEGQVATKADDVEQGEAVEDETAELGDDFVEEIQGGRVVKLRRQE; the protein is encoded by the exons ATGTCATCAAGAGGCAGGGGCGGCAAGGCAAAGTTCCACCGACACAAGAAAGGGTCTGGACCACCCAAAGGAGGCGATGGTCAAGGCGACTTCAAGGGCGGTGCCATGACGCAATACCGCACCCAGCCGCTC ccgGAAATGCTCTGCTCGCCAGGTATCGTCGTGACGGCCGTGCAGAACAAGGAGATGATTGCGGAGCGGGAGATCatcgacgccctcgaggccgcggctGATGAGCTTTATCCCGGCACtggggcgggggaggaagaagaggaggaggaaggtgataTCGAGGATatgctcaagaaggagctTGAGGGGCTGGCGGCGCACAAGACGCGTCAGTCGCATCGGTTCCGTGTGTGCAAGCGCGATACTGTGTGCA TGCTCTATATCAACGTCCTTCCTCCACTCGACCCGATTGCGCTGGTGCGGTACATTATCGAGCGGTGCGAGCGTACGGCGCGCTGTTCGTTCCGGTTCATCCAGCGCCTCACGCCTGTGTCGGCAACGTCACACGCTGACATGGACGGGTTGCGCCgcatcgccgccgaggcgctggctGGCCCTTTTTCTGGTGGACCCAAGAAG TTCGCGATCCAGGTCGCGACGCGTAACTCGAACGCTCTCGAGCGGCTGCAGATGATCAAGGCTGTCGCTGAGGAGGTGAACAAACTCAGCCCGAAGCACAAGGTAGACCTGAAGAACCCCGACCGCACAGTCATGATCGAGCTGTTCAAG ACGGCGCTCGGTATCTCGGTGGTGGAGGACTTTGAGAAGTACAAGAAGTTCAACCCCGCGGCCGTGGCGCGGGAGGCGGCGAAGGCCTCGACCGGGGGTGACTCGCgtgtcggcgaggccgtcgagaagggggagaaggagcgtTCGACGGGGCAGGCGCGGGCGGAGAACCGGGTCCGGCGGATGGAGGGCATTAAGGCTGCGCAGGAGGCCGAgtctgccgccgccgacgccaagagcaggccgccgaagcgcaaggctgaggacgagccggaAGAGGGTCAGGTGGCGACCAAGGCCGATGACGTCGAGCAGGGAGAAGCggttgaggacgagacagccgagctcggcgacgactttgtcgaggagatccAGGGCGGGCGTGTAGTCAAACTCCGCCGCCAAGAATAG
- a CDS encoding uncharacterized protein (Isochorismatase hydrolase): MSLNPRRTALLVCDMQDRFRNAIFGFDNIAKTVTRMVKMAAILEMKVITTEQNPKALGATVAELGIDKLPAHLNLGTYSKSMFSMFTPEVCKALGGRYANWHDASAAVDPDGIERVIIVGIESHVCVFQTAMDAARRDMGDAARPIVLIDGVSSINPQEVAVSLDRMRNLGVEVASSESVLFQLMGDASHPRFREFSKLVKEEKDNTAETLQKMVGAVPI; encoded by the exons ATGTCCCTCAACCCCCGCCGcaccgccctcctcgtctgcGACATGCAGGATCGCTTCC gcaACGCTATCTTCGGCTTTGACAACATTGCCAAGACGGTCACACGGATGGTCAAGATGGCTGCG ATCCTTGAAATGAAGGTCATCACGACGGAGCAAAACCCCAAGGCGCTTGGCGCGACggtggccgagctcgggaTTGACAAGCTTCCTGCGCACCTCAACCTTGGCACATACTCCAAGTCTATG TTCTCCATGTTCACGCCCGAAGTGTGCAAGGCCCTTGGCGGCCGTTACGCGAACTGGCACGACGCCAGTGCGGCTGTCGACCCCGACGGGATCGAGCGTGTGATCATCGTCGGCATCGAGTCACACGTGTGCGTCTTCCAGACAGCGATGGACGCTGCCAGGCGGGATATGGGTGACGCGGCCCGTCCGATCGTGCTCATCGACGGCGTGTCGAGCATCAACCCACAAGAGGTTGCAGTCAGCCTTGACCGCATGCGCAACCTGGGTGTCGAGGTTGCGTCGTCCGAGAGCGTACTGTTCCAGCTCATGGGAGATGCTAGCCACCCCCGCTTCCGCGAGTtctccaagctcgtcaaggaggagaaggacaaCACTGCCGAGACGCTGCAGAAGATGGTTGGCGCGGTCCCAATCTAG
- the naa20 gene encoding uncharacterized protein (n-acetyltransferase), which yields MSIIRPFDAMDVLRFTNVQADPWTATYHNGYYASYLAQWPDFCVSASGAFDDNVGAYMIAKHEPPPPDKQHHGHLTAMSICPRMRGTGLARVFMAILERLSSDGSEGWPGPDNDPTDCVDAWFVDLFVRCNNHRAIDMYEKLGYSVYRRVVDYYHRMEGAGASRDELDGFDMRKSMPRDVGGRYVRANGRDTLVTPDQVWA from the exons ATGTCCATCATTCGCCCCTTTGACGCGATGGATGTCTTACGCTTCACGAATGTGCAGGCGGATCCCTGGACCGCCACGTACCACAATGGCTACTATGCGAGCTACTTGGCGCAGTGGCCCGATTTTTGCGTCTCCGCCAGCGGCGCGTTCGACGACAACGTGGGAGCGTACA TGATCGCCAAGCACGAGCCCCCACCACCAGACAAGCAGCACCACGGTCACTTGACGGCCATGTCGATTTGTCCGCGCATGCGGGGGACAGGCCTGGCGCGCGTCTTCATGGCCATTCTAGAGAGGCTGTCGTCGGACGGCTCGGAGGGATGGCCGGGGCCAGATAACGACCCGACGGATTGTGTTGACGCGTGGTTCGTCGACCTCTTTGTGCGGTGCAACAATCACCGCGCGATCGACATGTACGAGAAGCTCGGGTACAGCGTGTACCGGCGAGTAGTCGA ctaCTACCACCGTATGGAAGGGgccggcgcgtcgcgcgacgAACTAGACGGCTTCGACATGCGCAAGTCGAtgccgcgcgacgtcggtgGGCGGTACGTCCGCGCGAATGGGCGCGATACGCTCGTGACCCCAGATCAGGTGTGGGCATAG
- a CDS encoding uncharacterized protein (Hsp90 protein), which yields MKFRKLLLGAAALFLPFAAAEGVDVEERETFNYRSDIARLRSLVIHSLYSHKDVFLRELLSNANDALEKLRLESLTNRDVLSAGEPNITISVETQDGKTGRLVVRDTGIGMNRSELAKNLGTIARSGTNEFLANAERTGHADTNFIGQFGLGFYSSFLVSPTVRVSSIPPVSEKDPEPVQYTFVSSAQGDKFEVFRDPRGNSLGRGTEVILDISEEDSEFLSPTTLKALIDKHSTFSTTFPIYVREAAKSDDDEELDYSWTHVNNQPPIWMREPSEVPKEDYVEFYRAVSKDAKAEPLGWSHFKGDTSSGIAYRAIMYIPETLPKDFWTNMKAGINNVRLYVKRVFITDELGKEYMPRWLSFLKVTVDADDLPLNVNRETLQNHRFLKQLQRILIRKAIDLFTRIAETEPERYRNMAKMFGNALRIGMLESHKDKVKIAKLLRFESTTTNYTSLEEYVERRKEGQKQIYYLCGTGETTSDLARSPFVEKLKARGYEVLLLNLPSDEPMMGALDMFMGMRTQDVAKKGLIYGDEESDEVERRELAASEIAYRPLLEWFKKEFAPRVADVVLTNRLVTSPCTIVVDNAGWSANMARIMAAQADAADEPMYNVLKNLPRVLEINPKSPLMEGLLSRVIELPEAEDGESVEEVELRELAQVLFDTALVRSGFNVADPVSYFERVEAMLRREIGVSLSAKADETVRPAPPTAAAPLEEREPEKPEEDEDEKPADAPLEEPEPEKPQEDEDDIQSYSDEEWVRWAEWADFSDRKKAHDEL from the exons ATGAAGTTCCGCAAGCTGCTGCTCGGTGCCGCAgcgctcttcctccccttcgcAGCAGcggagggcgtcgacgtcgaagaGCGCGAAACCTTTAACTACAGA AGTGACATTGCGCGGCTGCGTTCGCTCGTGATCCACTCCCTCTACTCGCACAAGGACGTGTTTCTGCGCGAGTTGCTATCGAACGCGAAtgacgccctcgagaaACTCCGCCTCGAGTCACTGACTAACCGCGACGTCCTGAGTGCCGGCGAACCGAATATCACCATCTCGGTCGAGACCCAAGATGGCAAGACTGGGCGCCTGGTTGTGCGTGATACGGGAATTGGGATGAACCGCTCCGAACTGGCTAAGAACCTCGGCACGATCGCGCGGTCTGGGACTAATGAGTTCCTCGCCAATGCTGAGCGAACGGGGCATGCCGATACCAACTTTATCGGCCAGTTCG gcctCGGGTTCTACTCGTCCTTTCTCGTCTCGCCCACTGTCCGGGTGTCGTCGATCCCGCCCGTGTCGGAGAAAGACCCCGAGCCCGTGCAGTACACCTTCGTATCGTCGGCCCAGGGCGATAAATTCGAGGTGTTCCGCGACCCGCGCGGGAACTCTCTGGGTCGCGGTACCGAGGTCATCCTGGACATtagcgaggaggacagcgaGTTCCTCTCCCCCACTACCCTCAAGGCCTTAAT CGACAAGCACTCAACCTTCTCGACCACGTTCCCCATCTACGtccgcgaggcggccaagagcgatgacgacgaggagctggacTACTCGTGGACGCATGTCAACAACCAGCCGCCCATCTGGATGCG CGAGCCGAGCGAGGTGCCGAAGGAGGACTATGTCGAGTTCTACCGCGCCGTCTccaaggacgccaaggctgAGCCACTTGGATGGTCGCACTTCAAGGGCGACACCTCTTCGGGAATCGCATACCGCGCCATCATGTATATCCCGGAGACGCTGCCCAAGGATTTCTGGACCAACATGAAGGCGGGCATCAACAATGTTCGGCTCTACGTCAAGCGCGTGTTCATcaccgacgagctgggcaAGGAGTACATGCCCCGCTGGCTCAGCTTCCTCAAGGTCACCGTTGATGCTGATGACCTCCC GCTCAACGTCAACCGCGAGACGCTGCAGAACCACCGCTTCCTGAAGCAACTGCAGCGCATCCTGATCCGCAAGGCGATTGACCTGTTCACGCGTATCGCCGAGACCGAGCCCGAGCGCTACAGAAACATGGCCAAGATGTTTGGCAATGCGCTCCGCATCGGCATGCTCGAGAGCcacaaggacaaggtcaagaTTGCCAAGCTCCTGCGTTTCGAATCCACCACAACAAACTACACCTCGCTCGAGGAATACGTCGAGCGCCGGAAGGAGGGCCAGAAGCAGATCTATTACCTGTGCGGAACGGGCGAGACGACGTCGGACCTCGCCCGCTCGCCCTTCGTCGAGAAACTCAAGGCGCGCGGGTACGAGGTCCTACTGCTCAACTTGCCGTCCGACGAGCCGATGATGGGCGCCCTCGACATGTTTATGGGTATGCGCACCCAGGACGTTGCCAAGAAGGGCCTCATCTACGGTGACGAGGAGTCTGATGAGGTGGAacgccgcgagctcgccgcctccgAGATTGCTTATCGCCCCCTCCTGGAGTGGTTTAAGAAGGAGTTCGCGCCCCGCGTCGCTGACGTCGTACTCACCAACCGCCTGGTCACTTCGCCATGCACCATTGTCGTGGACAATGCTGGGTGGAGCGCCAACATGGCCCGTATCATGGCCGCgcaggccgacgccgccgacgagcccaTGTACAACGTCCTCAAGAATCTGCcgcgcgtgctcgagaTCAACCCGAAGAGCCCGCTCATGGAAGGTCTCCTCTCGCGAGTTATCGAGCTTCCCGAAGCCGAAGACGGCGAaagcgtcgaggaggtcgagttgCGCGAACTCGCCCAGGTTCTCTTTGACACTGCGCTCGTTCGCTCGGGATTCAATGTCGCCGACCCAGTGTCGTACTTTGAACGTGTTGAGGCGATGCTCCGCCGCGAGATTGGCGTGTCCCTTtccgccaaggccgacgagacTGTGCGACCCGCCCCACCCacagccgccgcgccgctcgaggagcgcgagccCGAGAAGCctgaggaggacgaggacgagaagccagccgacgcgccgctcgaggagcccgagcccgagaaGCCTcaagaggacgaggacgacatccAGTCCTACTCTGACGAGGAGTGGGTGAGGTGGGCCGAGTGGGCCGACTTCTCGGACCGGAAGAAGGCGCACGACGAGCTGTAA
- a CDS encoding uncharacterized protein (Complex 1 protein (LYR family)) translates to MSSGPQAFSNAHRLYVKSLYRRYLNNALNWYIRRDLWRQKAIEIRAEFERNRNISDPRALAIVLEQAEARLAKDAHPDPYRPPLFPGGTKWERNIPPKMFGGEAHHH, encoded by the exons ATGTCGTCCGGACCCCAGGCCTTCTCCAATGCCCACAG GCTCTACGTCAAGTCGCTGTACCGGCGCTACCTGAACAACGCGCTCAACTGGTACATCCGGCGAGACCTCTGGCGCCAGAAGGCTATCGAGATCCGcgccgagtttgagcgTAACCG CAACATCTCGGACCCCCGTGCCCTCGCCAttgtcctcgagcaggccgaggcccgCCTTGCCAAGGACGCCCACCCCGACCCCTACCGGC CACCCCTCTTCCCCGGCGGCACCAAGTGGGAGCGCAACATCCCC CCCAAGATGTTTGGCGGCGAAGCGCACCACCACTAG
- the NIT3 gene encoding uncharacterized protein (Carbon-nitrogen hydrolase), which translates to MTTSTPNAANGPKVHVALVQLPAAMPDGKAPQVNRMREMVREAVKAGRDAGEVVDIVVLGSHDELVKNAEPIPPIGAPESSWPAEAKTCREMAEAARESRVWVLGGSIPEAADGKMYNTATVWSPDGTLVQTYRKTHLFDLCLPKMTYKESDTFGAGDKLAMFDTPFGRFGIAICYDIRFAEIATIAARQGCTAMFYPAAFNTHTGPLHWELLQRARALDNQIYVATCSQARDPGAKYEVYGHSMAVSPMGEVIGTAQEKEAIVRVTFDPEVIASTRAGIPLLAQRRFDLYADVSAVQPTANGK; encoded by the exons ATGACGACAAGCACCCCAAACGCGGCCAATGGCCCCAAAGTCCACGTTGCGCTGGTGCAGCTTCCGGCCGCCATGCCGGACGGCAAGGCGCCCCAAGTAAACCGCATGCGCGAAAtggtgcgcgaggcggtCAAGGCCGGCCGTGACGCTGGCGAAGTAGTTGacatcgtcgtcctcggt AGccacgacgagctggtcaAGAATGCCGAGCCTATTCCCCCCATTGGCGCCCCCGAGAGCTCGTGGCCCGCCGAGGCGAAGACGTGTCGCGAgatggcggaggcggcgcgcgagagTCGCGTCTGGGTTCTGGGGGGAAGTATTCCCGAGGCTGCGGATGGCAAGATGTATAACACGGCGACGGTGTGGAGCCCAGATGGGACGCTCGTGCAGACCTATCGCAAGACGCACCTGTTTGACCTATGCCTGCCCAAGATGACATACAAGGAGAGCGATACGTTTGGCGCTGGCGACAAACTCGCAATGTTTGACACGC catTCGGCCGTTTCGGTATCGCCAT ctgCTACGACATCCGGTTTGCCGAGATCGCGACGATCGCGGCCAGACAGGGATGCACGGCCATGTTCTACCCGGCCGCGTTCAACACGCACACAGGCCCTCTGCACTGGgagctcctccagcgcGCGCG cgcaCTCGACAACCAGATTTACGTCGCTACGTGTAGCCAGGCGCGCGACCCTGGAGCCAAGTATGAGGTCTATGGGCACTCGATGGCCGTCTCGCCCATGGGCGAGGTGATTGGCACCGCGCaagagaaggaggcgatCGTGCGTGTCACATTCG accCCGAGGTCATTGCCAGCACGCGGGCTGGCATtccgctcctcgcccagcgccgcTTCGACCTGTATGCTGACGTGTCCGCCGTGCAGCCGACGGCGAACGGCAAGTGA